A single Desulfomonilaceae bacterium DNA region contains:
- a CDS encoding nucleoside-diphosphate sugar epimerase/dehydratase, which produces MTFPKLLIPFYDKFRPYLRFKYWVFIATAICAVISLWLSYEIRFDFDVPMSRLNLYPLDFSMVLAIKLVGVYVFRFHTLSWRHTGLRSIVRIILYAFSCAAAITLVDYLAPYFFIPRGVILIDANLTMVWAGIVLVGARIIRELILPRVTTNSSNKMKTILIGAGDAGDLVLREITRNPNSGYEVKAIFDDNPNKKGYMIQGIRVHGVVDDIKEYVKTNAVDMILIAIPSANRRQMTVIYDKVRDLKISLKTLPSLLEMVNESRPLIRFRDINIQDLLGREEIKIRYRDIDSIITDKVVLVTGAGGSIGSEISRQVLNRRPKALLLLERSENLLFHIHRKLAPKIENHDEIKLFPLLMDCKDYDSVREVFNKHKPDLVLHAAAHKHVPLQEENPLECFRNNIGGIQTMARVSHEFNAERFLLISTDKAVKPVNVMGASKRVCELYCQAYGSISSTQFMAVRFGNVLGSEGSVVPIFLEQIEKGGPITVTHSEVTRYFMSIPEAVALVLQAAAIGNSGQLMMLDMGDPVRIMDLARQLILLSGKTEHEVGVEITGLRLGEKLSEELSCDWETCLPTDHKKIRIFRQTIDDPQQIVKLIDFWVAAAFKPNNGLFDPLAALKSIVPEYRPASNTLQRRHEGQHPLHALGSAVSS; this is translated from the coding sequence ATGACATTCCCAAAATTATTAATACCGTTCTACGATAAATTTAGGCCATACCTTCGGTTCAAATACTGGGTATTCATAGCGACGGCTATCTGCGCAGTGATTTCTCTATGGCTCTCCTACGAAATCAGGTTTGACTTTGATGTCCCCATGTCCAGACTCAATTTGTATCCGCTCGATTTTTCGATGGTGTTGGCGATCAAGCTGGTCGGTGTTTATGTTTTCCGCTTCCACACTCTGAGTTGGAGACATACTGGACTACGCTCAATTGTCAGGATAATTCTCTATGCTTTTTCATGCGCAGCCGCCATAACCCTAGTCGATTATTTGGCGCCCTATTTTTTCATTCCTCGAGGCGTCATACTTATAGACGCCAACCTAACCATGGTATGGGCTGGGATTGTGCTTGTCGGCGCCCGCATCATCCGTGAACTGATTCTTCCCCGCGTTACCACAAATTCCAGCAATAAGATGAAAACCATCCTTATCGGCGCAGGTGACGCAGGTGACCTCGTGTTGCGCGAGATTACCCGCAATCCTAATTCGGGCTATGAGGTCAAAGCAATATTTGACGACAACCCCAATAAGAAAGGTTACATGATTCAGGGCATAAGAGTACATGGCGTTGTCGATGACATCAAGGAATACGTGAAGACAAATGCGGTTGATATGATTCTCATAGCCATCCCCTCGGCTAATCGGCGCCAGATGACGGTCATTTACGACAAGGTCAGGGACCTGAAAATTTCCCTTAAAACACTTCCATCACTATTGGAAATGGTCAATGAATCGCGACCGCTTATCCGCTTCCGTGACATTAACATTCAGGACCTTCTTGGCAGAGAAGAGATCAAGATCCGTTATCGCGACATAGACTCTATCATAACTGACAAAGTGGTGCTTGTAACTGGGGCCGGCGGCAGCATTGGCTCAGAAATTTCCAGACAAGTTCTGAATAGGCGCCCAAAGGCATTGCTACTTCTAGAACGGAGCGAAAACCTTCTTTTTCATATTCATCGTAAGCTGGCGCCAAAGATCGAGAATCATGACGAAATTAAGCTGTTTCCGCTATTAATGGATTGTAAGGACTATGACTCGGTGCGGGAGGTGTTCAACAAGCATAAACCAGACCTGGTTTTGCACGCTGCGGCTCACAAACATGTGCCGCTTCAGGAAGAGAACCCTCTCGAATGTTTCAGGAACAATATTGGGGGAATCCAGACAATGGCTCGTGTCAGCCATGAATTCAACGCTGAGCGATTTTTGCTAATATCAACTGACAAGGCGGTTAAACCTGTAAACGTCATGGGCGCTTCGAAACGGGTATGTGAGCTGTACTGCCAGGCCTATGGATCAATAAGCTCGACACAGTTCATGGCTGTGCGGTTTGGTAATGTGCTCGGTTCTGAAGGGAGCGTTGTCCCAATTTTCCTCGAACAGATCGAAAAGGGTGGCCCAATAACTGTTACCCATTCGGAAGTAACCCGTTACTTCATGAGTATCCCTGAAGCGGTCGCTCTAGTCCTTCAGGCCGCTGCCATAGGAAACTCAGGTCAGCTCATGATGCTGGATATGGGAGACCCCGTAAGGATTATGGACCTAGCCAGACAGCTCATTTTACTTTCTGGGAAGACAGAGCACGAGGTTGGCGTCGAAATTACAGGATTACGGCTGGGAGAGAAGCTGTCCGAAGAGTTGTCATGTGACTGGGAAACATGTCTGCCGACAGATCACAAAAAGATTCGGATTTTCAGACAAACGATTGATGATCCACAACAGATCGTCAAATTGATCGATTTTTGGGTTGCCGCTGCTTTCAAACCAAATAATGGGTTATTCGACCCACTGGCTGCGCTCAAGTCGATTGTTCCGGAATATCGGCCTGCCTCAAACACATTACAACGTAGACATGAGGGTCAGCATCCCTTGCACGCCCTCGGTAGCGCTGTGAGTTCATAA
- a CDS encoding DegT/DnrJ/EryC1/StrS family aminotransferase translates to MNNQVEFIPVFRPTLPSYEEFCSTLKPSYESGIVTVGKIVESFEAKAAEYTGARYAVAVSNCTSGLILAFSALELPLGTEVILPSFTFAATVQALFWNNLKPVYVDCLPNTFTIDPEQVENAIGPETSAIYAVNIFGLPPDVDELTAISTRHGVPLVFDSAQGLGSLYKDRPSGSFGQCEIFSLSPTKVITAIEGGLITTNNDDLAAKLRSMRDYGKGPDGQEMIYNGLSARMSEFHASIGLLSLRNAENLIASRMRLINAYRDKLGTLPGCSVQEWPNDRTSSGNYFTLLIGPKAKADRETVYKELLRSQIQSKKYFYPPVHVQSAFRDRPHRIVGELPNTWAASRTSLALPLFAHMTDEQHDRVCSVVERVLGY, encoded by the coding sequence ATGAACAACCAAGTCGAATTTATACCAGTCTTTCGTCCTACCCTTCCCTCGTACGAGGAATTTTGCTCAACTCTGAAGCCTTCTTACGAATCAGGGATAGTGACAGTCGGCAAGATAGTCGAGAGCTTTGAAGCAAAAGCTGCGGAATATACGGGAGCTAGATATGCTGTAGCGGTTTCTAATTGTACTTCCGGTCTCATTCTTGCTTTCTCGGCTCTTGAACTGCCACTCGGCACTGAGGTCATCTTACCTTCATTTACATTCGCCGCTACTGTTCAGGCCCTTTTCTGGAACAATCTTAAACCCGTTTATGTTGATTGCCTGCCAAACACTTTCACGATTGACCCGGAACAGGTTGAAAACGCGATTGGTCCGGAGACATCCGCTATATACGCAGTAAACATTTTTGGATTGCCGCCTGATGTAGACGAACTAACAGCGATTTCTACCAGACATGGGGTACCACTGGTATTTGATTCTGCTCAGGGCCTCGGTTCATTATACAAAGATCGGCCAAGCGGTTCCTTCGGGCAATGCGAAATCTTCTCTCTCAGCCCGACCAAAGTGATCACTGCCATTGAGGGAGGGCTCATCACCACTAACAATGACGACCTCGCCGCAAAGCTCAGGAGCATGAGAGATTACGGCAAGGGGCCGGATGGCCAGGAGATGATTTATAATGGGCTGTCGGCTCGAATGAGCGAATTCCATGCATCTATTGGTTTATTGAGTTTGAGAAACGCAGAGAATCTTATTGCTTCCCGCATGAGGCTCATTAATGCTTATCGGGACAAGCTGGGAACTCTGCCTGGCTGTTCTGTTCAGGAATGGCCCAATGATCGAACTTCCAGCGGGAACTACTTTACTTTATTGATAGGGCCAAAAGCAAAAGCTGATAGGGAAACGGTCTATAAGGAGCTTCTTCGCTCACAAATCCAGAGTAAAAAGTATTTCTATCCGCCCGTTCATGTTCAATCTGCGTTTCGAGATCGGCCTCACCGGATCGTTGGTGAATTACCCAACACATGGGCGGCTTCACGAACCTCGCTTGCCCTGCCCTTGTTCGCTCACATGACTGATGAGCAGCATGACCGGGTCTGTAGTGTAGTGGAAAGGGTTTTGGGGTATTAG
- a CDS encoding acetyltransferase: MTKRSMQDILVLGAGGFGIEVGWLIDDINRVKPSWDMLGFLDADETKWGGKRYGYNVLGDLDQLESLPRPLSMAVAIGSPQRRKSLVEMLRRRNIEFPPLIHPSVIMSKTVKISEGVIIAAGSVLTVEIHIGAHTHIDTACAVGHETKLGEYVRLNPKVSVAGNVTLSDGVYVGSGASIIQGLTIGANTVVGAGAVVIRDLPANVVAVGNPARVIKGNASLNKRNC; encoded by the coding sequence ATGACCAAACGTAGCATGCAAGACATTCTGGTTCTTGGCGCCGGCGGCTTTGGCATAGAGGTAGGTTGGTTGATAGACGACATCAACCGTGTCAAACCTTCCTGGGACATGCTGGGTTTTCTTGACGCTGACGAGACCAAGTGGGGTGGAAAGCGGTATGGCTACAACGTGCTAGGGGACTTAGATCAATTGGAGAGCTTGCCCAGACCCCTATCCATGGCAGTGGCGATTGGCTCCCCACAGCGCAGAAAGTCTCTAGTTGAAATGCTCAGGCGCCGGAATATTGAGTTTCCACCGCTTATCCATCCATCAGTGATCATGTCCAAAACTGTGAAAATCTCCGAAGGCGTGATCATAGCCGCCGGATCTGTCCTGACTGTAGAAATACACATCGGAGCGCATACTCATATCGACACGGCGTGCGCTGTTGGCCACGAGACGAAGCTCGGCGAATATGTTAGATTGAATCCCAAAGTGAGCGTAGCAGGGAATGTTACTCTCTCCGACGGCGTTTATGTTGGCTCAGGAGCGTCAATAATCCAGGGGCTGACAATAGGGGCGAATACGGTCGTCGGCGCAGGAGCCGTAGTTATTCGAGATTTGCCGGCCAATGTCGTTGCGGTTGGAAACCCTGCAAGGGTGATAAAGGGCAATGCTAGTCTGAACAAAAGGAACTGTTAA
- a CDS encoding class I SAM-dependent methyltransferase: MRNIDTKVVNDFGREWSQFDQSVVAPAELQKLFEDYFRVFPWEGLPESPMGFDLGCGSGRWAKIVSPRVSQLHCIDPSEEALEVAKRNLSGVTNCCFHLAGVDNIPLPNNSMDFGYSLGVLHHVPDTTEGIRNCVSKLKPAGPFLLYLYYAFDNRPLWFKAIWKVSDLIRRVVAKTPYPIKLATSQIIAVSIYYPLAKAARFMESLGMRVDHLPLSSYRDKSFYTMRTDALDRFGTRLERRFTREQIEEMMIEAGLTKIRFSEEAPYWVAVGYKR, translated from the coding sequence TTGCGGAATATTGACACAAAAGTTGTAAATGATTTTGGCAGGGAATGGTCACAATTCGACCAATCCGTTGTTGCTCCGGCAGAATTACAAAAACTCTTCGAGGACTATTTCAGAGTTTTTCCGTGGGAGGGCCTTCCAGAGAGTCCAATGGGTTTTGACTTGGGGTGTGGAAGCGGACGATGGGCCAAGATTGTATCGCCGAGAGTGTCGCAACTTCACTGTATAGACCCAAGTGAGGAAGCTCTTGAGGTTGCTAAGAGAAACTTGAGCGGAGTAACCAATTGCTGTTTTCATTTAGCTGGGGTCGATAACATTCCTCTCCCCAATAATTCCATGGATTTTGGATATTCGTTAGGTGTGCTTCACCATGTTCCAGATACTACGGAAGGTATTCGCAACTGTGTGTCAAAACTAAAGCCCGCTGGGCCTTTCCTGCTCTATCTCTACTATGCGTTTGATAACAGGCCGCTGTGGTTTAAAGCTATCTGGAAAGTTAGTGATCTAATCCGTCGAGTGGTCGCGAAAACGCCTTATCCAATAAAGCTTGCAACAAGTCAGATAATAGCCGTTTCGATTTACTATCCGCTCGCCAAGGCAGCACGGTTCATGGAAAGTCTGGGGATGAGAGTGGATCATTTGCCATTGTCATCATACAGGGACAAAAGTTTTTACACCATGAGGACTGACGCTCTCGATCGCTTTGGTACACGCTTAGAAAGGCGTTTCACCAGGGAACAGATAGAGGAAATGATGATCGAAGCGGGACTGACCAAAATCCGTTTTAGCGAAGAAGCGCCATATTGGGTCGCGGTTGGATACAAAAGGTAA
- a CDS encoding sugar transferase, producing the protein MGSRMLPLTGANRITLKKNSSLALAANIHEPMAAPWERNVLFRVLSLMAMPWGYCVSVSCFCFVAPRWCAMGVLVVVISRNNVKKNLFLKRLIDILISALALLVLSPILALTALLIRFRMGSPILFKQIRPGLHDKPFIFYKFRTMTCDCDENGCPLPDECRLTRLGLFLRRTSIDELPQFWNVLKGDMSIVGPRPLLMEYLPLYTTIQARRHEVKPGVVGWAVVNGRNSCSWEEKFDLDVWYVYNWSLDLDLKIILIAIRIVLSGRGLNQEGCATVERFTGARGSSE; encoded by the coding sequence GTGGGCTCACGAATGTTGCCCCTGACCGGGGCAAACAGGATTACTCTTAAAAAGAACTCATCTTTGGCCCTTGCGGCCAACATTCATGAGCCCATGGCTGCGCCATGGGAACGTAATGTTCTGTTTCGGGTTCTCTCTCTCATGGCTATGCCATGGGGGTATTGTGTTTCTGTTAGTTGTTTTTGTTTTGTCGCTCCCCGTTGGTGCGCCATGGGGGTATTGGTCGTTGTCATCTCAAGGAACAACGTGAAGAAAAATCTATTCCTCAAAAGACTCATCGATATTCTCATATCAGCGCTCGCCCTTCTAGTCTTATCTCCTATACTTGCGCTGACGGCACTACTGATTCGTTTTAGAATGGGCTCCCCTATCCTATTCAAGCAGATCAGACCGGGCCTGCACGACAAGCCTTTTATCTTTTACAAATTCAGGACAATGACATGCGACTGCGACGAAAATGGCTGTCCATTACCTGATGAATGTCGTCTAACCAGGTTGGGGCTCTTTTTGCGGAGGACGAGCATCGACGAATTGCCTCAATTCTGGAATGTGCTCAAGGGCGACATGAGTATCGTCGGTCCAAGGCCGTTGCTCATGGAATATTTGCCGCTCTACACGACGATCCAGGCCCGTCGCCACGAAGTTAAGCCCGGCGTGGTCGGGTGGGCGGTTGTAAACGGCAGGAACTCATGTTCCTGGGAAGAAAAATTCGATCTGGACGTTTGGTATGTCTACAATTGGTCATTAGACCTAGATTTGAAAATCATTCTCATCGCAATCCGGATTGTCCTGTCCGGCCGTGGACTCAACCAGGAAGGGTGTGCGACGGTCGAGCGCTTCACCGGAGCTAGGGGCTCATCTGAGTAG
- a CDS encoding glycosyltransferase family 4 protein has translation MRKTRLVFVTTVPITLEAFFRGQFVYWKQKGFEVIAISSPGTLLETLRDRESVMVFPVPMIRGLSPISDLLAILRLYWLFKRLKPEIVHASTPKAGFVGMIAATLAGVPVRIFTLRGLMSEMDGRLKAVLRWMEKLTCKLAHTVTANSGSVAKMCVSNRFCSQEKLLVLGHGSSNGVDASDVFNPDKTPITCTNALRAEYGIPESAKVIGFVGRIVKDKGIFELANAWVTLRRKHLDSYLMIVGKPEARDAALKQIIDDWGYDERVVFTGWIPRERMATHCGIMDVLALPTYREGFPNVVLEAAATGVPVVASKVTGCVDAVVDGVTGTLVPAKDPVALADAIEKYIVDPELRRRHGQAGRTRALNDFQPEMIWNDLHDLYIKMLKEKGLPIPKPMD, from the coding sequence TTGAGAAAGACCCGGTTAGTTTTTGTTACCACGGTCCCGATTACGCTAGAAGCCTTTTTTCGGGGACAATTTGTTTACTGGAAACAGAAGGGATTTGAGGTTATTGCCATATCAAGCCCGGGAACTCTATTGGAGACTTTGAGAGATAGGGAATCCGTAATGGTCTTCCCCGTGCCAATGATAAGAGGACTGTCTCCAATTTCAGATTTGTTGGCTATTCTTAGACTTTATTGGTTGTTTAAGAGATTGAAGCCGGAAATAGTCCATGCGTCTACACCCAAAGCAGGGTTCGTGGGGATGATTGCAGCAACGTTGGCGGGTGTTCCTGTGCGTATTTTCACACTCCGTGGATTAATGTCTGAGATGGACGGCAGGCTGAAGGCTGTTTTGCGATGGATGGAGAAGCTCACATGCAAGTTGGCGCACACAGTTACAGCGAATAGCGGTTCAGTCGCTAAAATGTGCGTTTCTAATCGATTTTGTAGTCAGGAAAAACTCCTCGTATTGGGACATGGAAGTAGTAACGGCGTTGACGCTAGTGATGTTTTCAACCCTGACAAAACGCCGATAACTTGTACAAATGCTTTAAGGGCCGAGTACGGGATCCCTGAATCCGCCAAAGTCATCGGTTTTGTCGGCCGAATAGTTAAGGACAAGGGAATATTCGAACTGGCGAACGCTTGGGTGACTTTGAGACGCAAACACCTGGACAGTTACCTGATGATAGTAGGTAAGCCCGAGGCTCGGGATGCGGCTTTGAAACAAATAATTGACGATTGGGGATATGATGAGCGTGTTGTGTTCACCGGATGGATCCCAAGAGAGCGTATGGCCACACATTGTGGGATTATGGATGTTCTGGCGCTCCCCACATATAGAGAGGGCTTTCCAAATGTCGTGTTAGAGGCCGCTGCCACGGGGGTCCCGGTAGTGGCGAGTAAGGTAACAGGCTGTGTGGACGCCGTGGTAGACGGCGTTACAGGCACGCTTGTACCGGCAAAGGACCCTGTAGCCCTTGCAGACGCTATTGAGAAGTACATTGTAGACCCTGAGTTGCGGCGTAGACACGGGCAGGCAGGGAGAACACGGGCACTGAACGATTTCCAGCCTGAAATGATATGGAATGATCTTCATGATCTCTATATCAAGATGCTAAAGGAAAAGGGGCTGCCGATACCAAAGCCGATGGATTGA
- the asnB gene encoding asparagine synthase (glutamine-hydrolyzing) yields MCGIVGGLLKKGIDVSVINRALDAIRHRGPDDSGVFQHGNSFLGNRRLSIIDISGGHQPVFNEDKSVVVVFNGEIYNYLELIDLLESKGHVFKTRSDTECLAHLWEDYGTDMCRLLRGMFAFAIWDANSQSMFIARDRFGKKPLYYFEPAPGEVLFASEIKALRILAKHAGRHMEINEQAIYDYLSFGVVPQPETIFADLFVIPSASWLLVNHDGNKSGTYWKLYYERWESISYEATLEKIRQLVGEAAILRLRSDVPLGIFLSGGIDSSVVAYEARRNSSAELQTFTVSMYDRELDESRMAGLVARYLGVVNTVIPFKFDPENDLMRLVNHFDQPYFDSSAMPTIKVAAQAQKYVKVVLTGDGGDEIFAGYRRHLAAAWLDWFKFLPFANKKSIRNRFDGFGGDRRTAIGFGIRFLRLFFSNGGERYLTMTTDMLNEADKKQYWALGPKRSTEGFIESIEGSFSGEFTRQMNLDLQLNLLNDLLVKMDMSTMACSLEARSPLLDHKLAEFVSTVPLKFISNKFRTKSLLRDAYSGLLPKEIMNGPKKGFEVPLGSFLKNELRPILMDTLAQPDSCVGSYLSRKFLDGLINGNVMTDRNKPYILYALLVLELWLRRFKMK; encoded by the coding sequence ATGTGCGGCATAGTTGGGGGATTGCTCAAAAAAGGCATCGATGTATCGGTCATCAACCGAGCGCTCGACGCGATACGCCACCGTGGTCCGGATGACTCCGGGGTGTTCCAGCACGGAAACTCCTTTCTGGGAAATCGCCGCCTCTCCATTATAGACATCAGTGGCGGCCATCAACCGGTTTTCAATGAAGACAAGTCCGTAGTCGTTGTATTCAACGGTGAAATTTATAATTACCTTGAATTGATTGATCTCCTGGAATCAAAGGGACATGTTTTCAAAACCAGGTCGGACACAGAATGTCTTGCGCATTTATGGGAAGATTACGGGACAGACATGTGCCGCTTGCTGAGGGGGATGTTCGCTTTCGCCATTTGGGATGCCAACTCGCAATCCATGTTCATCGCCAGGGACCGATTCGGTAAGAAACCTCTCTACTATTTTGAACCTGCTCCGGGCGAAGTCCTTTTTGCATCTGAAATAAAGGCCCTACGAATCCTGGCCAAACACGCCGGACGTCATATGGAGATTAATGAGCAGGCAATATACGACTATTTGTCATTTGGGGTTGTTCCCCAGCCGGAAACAATTTTTGCTGATCTTTTTGTAATCCCCTCGGCTTCATGGTTGCTCGTGAACCATGACGGTAATAAATCGGGAACTTACTGGAAATTATACTATGAGCGATGGGAATCAATAAGCTACGAAGCGACACTTGAAAAAATCCGTCAACTGGTCGGTGAAGCCGCAATCTTACGGCTCCGGAGCGACGTGCCGCTCGGGATATTTCTGTCAGGTGGGATCGATTCGTCAGTTGTGGCGTATGAGGCCCGACGAAATTCTTCCGCTGAGCTTCAGACATTTACCGTATCAATGTACGACCGTGAGTTGGACGAGAGCAGGATGGCGGGGTTGGTAGCCCGTTATCTAGGTGTAGTTAATACCGTAATCCCATTTAAGTTTGATCCGGAAAATGATTTGATGAGGCTTGTGAATCATTTTGACCAGCCATATTTTGATTCGAGCGCGATGCCTACCATCAAAGTCGCCGCGCAGGCCCAAAAATATGTGAAGGTCGTGTTAACGGGAGATGGTGGAGACGAAATCTTTGCGGGTTATCGCAGACACCTTGCCGCCGCATGGCTGGATTGGTTTAAATTCCTGCCATTTGCAAACAAGAAATCAATCAGAAACCGGTTTGATGGATTTGGAGGAGACAGGCGGACTGCCATAGGCTTTGGAATTCGTTTTCTGAGGCTATTTTTCTCAAACGGCGGCGAACGTTATCTGACAATGACGACGGATATGCTAAATGAAGCTGACAAGAAACAATATTGGGCGCTTGGGCCAAAGCGATCTACGGAGGGCTTTATTGAAAGTATTGAAGGAAGTTTTTCCGGGGAGTTTACACGTCAAATGAACCTGGACCTGCAATTGAACTTGCTGAATGATCTGCTTGTCAAAATGGACATGTCGACAATGGCGTGTTCTCTTGAGGCAAGGTCTCCTCTCCTTGATCATAAGTTAGCTGAATTTGTGTCCACAGTCCCGCTGAAATTTATCAGTAACAAGTTCCGGACCAAAAGCCTTTTACGTGACGCATACTCAGGTTTGCTTCCGAAAGAAATAATGAATGGTCCCAAAAAAGGCTTTGAAGTGCCTCTAGGTTCTTTCCTGAAAAATGAATTGAGGCCGATTCTTATGGACACATTAGCGCAGCCTGACTCATGTGTAGGGTCGTATCTTTCCAGAAAGTTTCTGGACGGCCTGATAAATGGAAATGTTATGACGGACCGTAACAAGCCATACATATTGTACGCTCTATTGGTCCTTGAGCTTTGGCTGCGTCGTTTCAAAATGAAATAG
- the tnpA gene encoding IS200/IS605 family transposase, whose translation MPHSTTRVIIHLVFGVKNSENWITPEIQYELHGFMWGMLQNNRCDVIAINGVANHVHLLFVLSRSQSLANIVGRLKKGSTDWLKKQSDEFAHFAWQTGYGAFSVSCSDVGQVEQYIRNQQNHHKTFSFDDEVLPTT comes from the coding sequence ATGCCACATTCAACCACCAGGGTCATTATTCACCTCGTTTTTGGGGTGAAAAACTCCGAAAACTGGATTACGCCTGAGATTCAATACGAACTTCATGGTTTCATGTGGGGAATGCTTCAGAACAACAGGTGCGATGTTATAGCTATTAATGGTGTAGCAAATCACGTTCACCTTTTATTCGTGCTCTCTCGTAGTCAATCGCTCGCCAACATTGTGGGTCGTTTGAAAAAAGGATCTACCGATTGGTTGAAAAAACAGTCGGATGAATTTGCGCATTTTGCCTGGCAAACTGGTTATGGAGCTTTTTCGGTAAGCTGTTCAGATGTTGGACAGGTCGAACAATACATCCGAAACCAACAAAATCATCACAAAACCTTCTCGTTCGACGATGAAGTTTTGCCGACGACTTGA
- a CDS encoding glycosyltransferase has translation MKVLHLVTSLNPGGIERWVLSMLETIHRSDCQMDLCCQGFERGRWAYKAEALGAKVFLNTLTPDHFVFGMRLAKILRRGGYDILHIHVGVYSGFAVWIGHEMNVKVITTFHCVDFPAERWFLKLPVVESVRSVYAKWSIKYAVKESDFLVGVSQGTLDEFVPERSKFVSKAFVIPHGVNISTPKPEQSRYLFLSKLGYDEDSRVIIHVGRFSAQKNHRGVLNIFKKVSENVADARLILVGDGYLRYEIERMAHELSLGDKIAFLGFRNDVDEILAHCDLMLMPSLFEGFGIVTIEAAAAGLPVVGSRVAGLVEAVEDGQTGLLFEVHDHDGMADAIVRLLLDSGFAKKMGEAGKQRVRDHLSIEKMAAQYLQLYEQCLKQ, from the coding sequence ATGAAAGTCCTTCATCTTGTGACATCCTTAAATCCTGGTGGCATTGAGCGCTGGGTTCTTTCTATGTTGGAAACAATCCATCGCTCTGATTGCCAAATGGATCTCTGTTGCCAGGGCTTTGAGCGTGGAAGATGGGCTTATAAAGCGGAGGCGCTTGGGGCCAAAGTATTTTTGAATACACTCACCCCTGATCATTTCGTATTCGGAATGCGTCTCGCCAAAATCTTGCGGCGTGGTGGATACGATATTTTGCATATTCATGTCGGCGTTTATAGCGGGTTTGCGGTATGGATAGGTCACGAAATGAATGTGAAGGTAATAACAACCTTTCACTGCGTAGATTTTCCGGCAGAACGATGGTTTCTAAAACTACCTGTTGTCGAGTCGGTTCGGTCGGTATACGCGAAATGGAGCATAAAATATGCGGTTAAAGAGTCGGATTTCCTCGTAGGTGTGTCACAGGGCACACTCGATGAGTTCGTTCCGGAAAGGTCCAAGTTCGTGTCTAAGGCTTTTGTTATACCTCACGGAGTCAACATATCGACACCCAAGCCAGAACAGTCAAGATATCTGTTCCTTAGCAAGCTCGGCTACGATGAGGATTCGCGCGTCATAATACACGTGGGCAGGTTTTCTGCTCAGAAGAATCATCGTGGTGTATTAAATATATTCAAGAAGGTAAGCGAAAATGTCGCTGACGCGCGGCTAATACTGGTGGGAGACGGCTACCTACGCTATGAGATTGAAAGAATGGCGCATGAATTATCTTTAGGAGACAAGATCGCTTTTCTTGGTTTTCGCAACGACGTTGACGAGATATTGGCGCATTGTGATCTAATGCTTATGCCATCACTTTTCGAGGGTTTTGGCATTGTGACTATTGAGGCGGCAGCAGCGGGATTGCCCGTTGTAGGCAGTAGAGTCGCCGGTCTAGTTGAAGCGGTTGAGGACGGACAAACCGGGTTGCTCTTTGAAGTTCATGATCATGATGGAATGGCTGACGCAATCGTTAGGTTACTCTTGGACAGTGGTTTTGCTAAGAAAATGGGAGAGGCAGGCAAACAACGTGTGCGAGATCACCTTTCCATAGAAAAGATGGCAGCCCAATATCTACAATTATACGAACAATGTTTGAAGCAATAA